Within Streptomyces albofaciens JCM 4342, the genomic segment GTACCGGCGCTGGGGACGCGTCGGCCCGCTGGTCGCCGCGCACGCGCTGATCGACACCGTGGCGTTCGTGGGGTACGCGCTGCTGGCGGGGAAGGTGGGGTGGCTGCCAACGGTGTGAGGACACAACGGGCGGTTCCGGGGGCCGGACCGCCCGGTCCGGCCCCCGCCCCCGATCCGCGTCCTGCGATCCCCGCCCCCCGTTGCCCTTCCCCCGTTCTCAGGGCGCGGCGAGGAGCTTCAGGGCGCGGCGAGCAGTTCGCCGTCGATGACGGTGACGGCCGAGCCGGTCAGCAGCGTACGGTCGCCGCGCAGCGTGGTGCGCACGAGACCGGTGCGGTGCGCCGGGCCCTGGTGGCCGACGAGCGTGTCACGGCCCAGCCGGGCGGACCAGAACGGCGCGAGGGCGGTGTGGGCGCTGCCCGTCACCGGGTCCTCCTCGATGCCCACGGCCGGGAAGAAGCCACGGCTGACGAAGTCGTAGCCCCGGTCGGGCGCTTCGGCCGCGGCGGTGGCGATCACACCGCGGCCGCCGGGCGAGGCGAGCGCCTTGAAGTCCGGTGCCAGCGCCCGTACGGACTTCTCGTCGGCCAGTTCGACGAGGAGGTCGCCGAGGTTCGCACCGGTGTCGTACGCGCCGAGGACCTCCGCGCCCAGCGCCTCGGCCACGACGGGCGGCACCTCGACCGGGGTCAGCGGGGCGGTCGGGAAGTCCATGGTGATGGCGCCGCTCTGGTCGGCCGTCGTCGTCAGTACGCCGCTGCGGGTGGCGAAGCGGACCGTGCCGGTGGCGGCACCGGTGGTGTGCAGGACGTGCGCGGTGGCCAAAGTGGCATGGCCGCAGAGGTTCACCTCGGCGGCCGGGGTGAGCCAGCGCAGCGCCCAGTCGGCGTCCCC encodes:
- a CDS encoding PhzF family phenazine biosynthesis protein, which produces MRIRIVDAFTDRPFGGNPAGVVLFGAGGFPDTAWLQQVAAEVNLSETAFAHPLPAGGDADWALRWLTPAAEVNLCGHATLATAHVLHTTGAATGTVRFATRSGVLTTTADQSGAITMDFPTAPLTPVEVPPVVAEALGAEVLGAYDTGANLGDLLVELADEKSVRALAPDFKALASPGGRGVIATAAAEAPDRGYDFVSRGFFPAVGIEEDPVTGSAHTALAPFWSARLGRDTLVGHQGPAHRTGLVRTTLRGDRTLLTGSAVTVIDGELLAAP